From the genome of Sinanaerobacter sp. ZZT-01:
TCTAAAAAATAATCATATAAAAAGAAAATCATATTCCTAATTTTATCTAATTCTTCATCTTTTTTCACTATTTTACTGTGATAAACATTTTTAAACATAAAATTACGGAGGTGATCCATCAACTCCAACGATGGTTCACTCATTTTCATTTCATTTTTTCCATCGCTGTTTTGTATTAAATCTCGAACTAAAGTATCAATTCGTTTCCTGTGATTATCTCCCAGGCCTAAAATACATTCTTTCGGCAAATCTTCCTGAGATATAATTCCTCCCCGAATTGCATCATCAATATCATGATTAATATAAGCAATCCGATCGCTGAATCTCACTGCCTGCCCTTCCAGAGTAACCGGCTTGTTCAGTCCCGTATGGTTCAGTATCCCATCCCTAACCTCAAAGGTAAGATTCATCGCTCTTCCATATTGGTTTCTTTCAAGGTAATCAACGACACGAAGGCTTTGTACGTTATGTTGAAAACCTCCGGGATGCCGCTCATCCAAAAATGCTTCTCCGTTATGCCCGAATGGCGTATGACCTAGATCATGCCCCATAGCAATTGCCTCCGTCAAATCTTCGTTTAATCCAAGTCCTCTTGCTATAGTTCTTGCAATCTGTGCAACTTCAAGGGTGTGCGTAAGACGAGTACGGAAATGGTCTCCTTCTGGTGAAAGAAAAACCTGTGTCTTATGCATCAGCCTTCGAAGCGATTTAGAATGAATAATGCGGTCTCGATCCCTTTGGTATTCGGTCCTGATTTCACATTTTGGTTCTACCTGAATTCTCCCCTTTGTTTCTGCTGATTTCGCTGCAAAAACAGATAGTATATTCCGCTCTCTTTCTTCTAATTGTTCTCTTAAAATCACAGATTTCCTCCTTTTGTTTGACATTTTATTAAAATGTCAAACTCTTTGCAATTTTTTTCCCCAATGCATCCTCTACTTTTTGCAAATGCATCACAACAGCCTGTTGTATTGAATCATCTAAGAACATCAAATCATCCATGATGTTATCCATTAGACGCTGTTGCATTGTTTCATCCAAACTGCGAAAGAATATCCCTGCCTGCATAAAGCAACGTCTAATCGAGGCTTCCAAATTGACATTGGTATAATTTTCAGTGCTATAAACCGGCCACTCTTCTCTTTCAACTTGCAGCTTTTTAACCATTTCTTCTTGCTGCCGAATGCTCCCTAACCGATACCGCTCTGAATCTTTACACGCAAAATTAAGAATGCGCAGCAATGGTATATTGGAAAGCCGAATTCCAGGTACGATATTTCCAGGGCAAAATGTAACTTGCTCTACTTCTTTTTCATAATCTTTACAATTTCTTTGAAGAACCAGTTTTCCGACCGCAAGCTTCTGAGCCTCTTTTTCCGTCCAAACACATGTAACATCTAATGGATTAAATGAAATCGCTTTTGTATTAACTGGTAAAATCTGAATATATAATTCATATTCCACTGTTTTCTGATCCTCTAAAGTCTCAAACAAGTCTCTTCGAGCAGCATCTACATCAAATCCGCTTAAAAATTCTGCTTCCTGTCTCGTAATGTTTTTGATCCCTTCCAGCGGTTTAAAATAATATTTTACCAGATACTTTTTTCCTTCTTCGTTGATCCATTCATATGGAAAAACACTATAGCCAGCCATTTTCCGATAACTTTTTAATGTTCCATAATCGGAATAAAGCCACAATAACTTATGCACGGATTTTGGTGTTTTCGCAATAAAATCCCAAAACTTTCCTTTATCTACTATGTTGCTTTCCTTTTGAGGTTTTATAGATTCTAAGTACGAAAAATATGCTGCCGGTTCACTGACAAATTCAACCGGAAGATGACTTCCCAAAAAATCATAATCCCCCTGTTTTGTATGAAATTTTACACAAAATCCCCTTGTGTCTCTTACGGTATCCGAAGATCCTCTCTGCCCATTCATGGTAGAGAACCTCACAAATACGGGTGTTTCTTTCTCACTGCTTTGCAGAAAGTCTGCCTTTGTATACTCTTTTAGCGACATATATGGCCGAAAAT
Proteins encoded in this window:
- a CDS encoding catalase gives rise to the protein MNETISELDFIDQAALLNRQKLPERLFHAKGAGAYGYFRPYMSLKEYTKADFLQSSEKETPVFVRFSTMNGQRGSSDTVRDTRGFCVKFHTKQGDYDFLGSHLPVEFVSEPAAYFSYLESIKPQKESNIVDKGKFWDFIAKTPKSVHKLLWLYSDYGTLKSYRKMAGYSVFPYEWINEEGKKYLVKYYFKPLEGIKNITRQEAEFLSGFDVDAARRDLFETLEDQKTVEYELYIQILPVNTKAISFNPLDVTCVWTEKEAQKLAVGKLVLQRNCKDYEKEVEQVTFCPGNIVPGIRLSNIPLLRILNFACKDSERYRLGSIRQQEEMVKKLQVEREEWPVYSTENYTNVNLEASIRRCFMQAGIFFRSLDETMQQRLMDNIMDDLMFLDDSIQQAVVMHLQKVEDALGKKIAKSLTF
- a CDS encoding deoxyguanosinetriphosphate triphosphohydrolase, translated to MILREQLEERERNILSVFAAKSAETKGRIQVEPKCEIRTEYQRDRDRIIHSKSLRRLMHKTQVFLSPEGDHFRTRLTHTLEVAQIARTIARGLGLNEDLTEAIAMGHDLGHTPFGHNGEAFLDERHPGGFQHNVQSLRVVDYLERNQYGRAMNLTFEVRDGILNHTGLNKPVTLEGQAVRFSDRIAYINHDIDDAIRGGIISQEDLPKECILGLGDNHRKRIDTLVRDLIQNSDGKNEMKMSEPSLELMDHLRNFMFKNVYHSKIVKKDEELDKIRNMIFFLYDYFLENPSKLPKERLEMIDEFGLAEVVKDHIAGMTDRYAVNMFNEIFVPKGWK